One genomic segment of Agromyces intestinalis includes these proteins:
- a CDS encoding sensor histidine kinase, translating to MHQTLSERWNRISLRTKITGVTVLVLTLGLLVSGIGTAAMLRGYVESQMEAKLRSIAGGSLEKYFESSGEGEGSGDGDDDWAVSLGKLDFRDSDDVFVAVYRTDGTYRGNNWSLRARDELPQIPRTLTLIKVLEINDGDYRILELPDGAGHPSFRAIVSLQTADQPGHDVPVLIAISTVESERLLAAYLTIFFGFGFGVVLIGALLTRMLVTSTFAPLREVERTAAAIADGDFSQRLGGATPNTEVGRLNRSLNTMLNRIDRAFRDRARTIDQMRRFVGDASHELRTPLVSVRGYAELYRMGALQTPEEVAQAMDRIEKEAVRMGGLVEDLLALARLDEAKPLELAEVDLVPLARDAALDTMAAHPDRKVTVIAPGDGGEGVRVGAVPALAVDLEPDAPRGTRAGGIAFAGATLARLRGRRLRDQGGKRGVAGSTATGAIAVPAGAGASGDQAPGSASAPVTGANSRPQIATDAPSELVRPAIVLAEENKIRQVLTNLVANAIRFTHEGSPLEIRVSVDDAADRATFEVIDHGEGIPPQIREKIFQRFWRADTSRTRETGGSGLGLAIVSSIVAAHNGTVDVVETPGGGATFRISLPLAGSPSAPQPVG from the coding sequence ATGCACCAGACCCTTTCCGAGCGGTGGAACCGCATCTCGCTTCGCACGAAGATCACCGGCGTGACCGTGCTGGTGCTGACGCTCGGTCTGCTCGTGTCGGGCATCGGCACCGCGGCGATGCTGCGCGGGTACGTCGAGAGCCAGATGGAGGCGAAGCTGCGCTCGATCGCCGGCGGTTCGCTCGAGAAGTACTTCGAGTCGTCGGGCGAGGGCGAGGGCAGCGGTGACGGCGACGACGACTGGGCGGTGAGCCTCGGCAAGCTCGACTTCCGCGACTCCGACGACGTGTTCGTGGCCGTCTACCGCACCGACGGTACGTACCGGGGCAACAACTGGTCGCTGCGCGCCCGCGATGAGCTGCCCCAGATCCCGCGCACCCTGACGCTCATCAAGGTGCTCGAGATCAACGACGGCGACTACCGCATCCTCGAGCTCCCCGACGGTGCAGGGCACCCCTCGTTCCGTGCGATCGTGTCGCTGCAGACGGCCGACCAGCCCGGTCACGACGTGCCCGTGCTGATCGCGATCTCGACCGTCGAGAGCGAGCGGCTGCTCGCGGCCTACCTCACCATCTTCTTCGGCTTCGGGTTCGGCGTGGTGCTCATCGGAGCGTTGCTCACCCGCATGCTCGTCACCTCGACGTTCGCGCCGCTGCGCGAGGTCGAGCGCACCGCCGCGGCCATCGCCGACGGTGACTTCAGCCAGCGCCTCGGCGGCGCGACGCCGAACACCGAGGTGGGTCGGCTGAACCGGTCGCTCAACACCATGCTCAATCGAATCGACCGCGCCTTCCGCGACCGGGCGCGCACCATCGACCAGATGCGCCGCTTCGTCGGGGATGCCTCGCACGAGCTGCGCACCCCGCTGGTGTCGGTGCGCGGCTACGCCGAGCTGTACCGCATGGGCGCCCTGCAGACGCCCGAAGAGGTCGCGCAGGCCATGGATCGCATCGAGAAGGAAGCGGTGCGCATGGGCGGCCTGGTCGAGGACCTGCTGGCCCTCGCCCGCCTCGACGAGGCCAAGCCGCTCGAGCTCGCCGAGGTCGACCTCGTGCCGCTCGCCCGCGACGCCGCGCTCGACACCATGGCCGCCCACCCTGATCGTAAGGTGACCGTGATCGCGCCGGGCGACGGCGGCGAGGGCGTGCGCGTCGGTGCGGTACCGGCGCTCGCGGTCGACCTCGAACCCGACGCCCCCCGCGGTACCCGAGCCGGCGGAATCGCGTTCGCGGGCGCCACGCTCGCGCGCCTGCGCGGTCGCCGCCTGCGCGACCAGGGTGGCAAGCGCGGCGTGGCGGGGTCGACCGCGACCGGTGCGATCGCGGTGCCGGCCGGTGCCGGCGCCTCCGGCGACCAGGCGCCCGGCAGCGCGAGTGCGCCCGTCACCGGCGCGAACTCGCGGCCGCAGATCGCGACGGATGCCCCGTCGGAGCTCGTGCGTCCCGCGATCGTGCTGGCCGAGGAGAACAAGATCCGGCAGGTGCTCACGAACCTCGTCGCGAACGCGATCCGCTTCACCCACGAGGGCAGCCCGCTCGAGATCCGGGTCTCGGTCGATGACGCAGCCGATCGCGCGACGTTCGAGGTGATCGACCACGGCGAAGGCATTCCGCCGCAGATCCGCGAGAAGATCTTCCAGCGGTTCTGGCGCGCCGACACTTCGCGCACGCGCGAGACGGGCGGCTCGGGGCTGGGCCTCGCGATCGTGTCGTCGATCGTCGCCGCCCACAACGGCACGGTCGACGTGGTCGAGACGCCCGGCGGAGGGGCGACGTTCCGCATCTCGCTGCCGCTGGCGGGCTCGCCGTCGGCGCCGCAGCCGGTCGGCTGA
- a CDS encoding response regulator transcription factor, which produces MSDGPRILIVDDEPNIRDLLTTSLRFAGFAVRAVGNGAQTISAVLEEEPDLIILDVMLPDMNGFSVTKRLRSAGYTAPILFLTAKDDTEDKITGLTVGGDDYVTKPFSLDEIVARIKAILRRTMHAEEDAVIRTGELTMDQDTHEVLVGDVPVELSPTEFKLLRYLMLNPNRVLSKAQILDHVWEYDFNGDAGIVESYISYLRRKLDQHSTEPLIQTKRGFGYMLKSSKG; this is translated from the coding sequence ATGAGCGACGGACCTCGCATTCTCATCGTCGACGACGAACCGAACATCCGCGACCTGCTCACCACGAGCCTGCGATTCGCCGGATTCGCCGTCCGCGCCGTCGGAAACGGCGCCCAGACCATCTCGGCCGTGCTCGAGGAGGAACCCGATCTCATCATCCTCGACGTGATGCTGCCCGACATGAACGGGTTCAGCGTGACGAAGCGGCTCCGCAGCGCGGGGTACACCGCACCCATCCTGTTCCTCACCGCGAAGGACGACACCGAAGACAAGATCACCGGCCTCACCGTCGGCGGCGACGACTACGTCACCAAGCCGTTCAGCCTCGACGAAATCGTCGCGCGCATCAAGGCGATCCTTCGGCGCACCATGCACGCCGAGGAGGACGCGGTGATCCGCACCGGCGAGCTCACGATGGACCAGGACACCCACGAGGTGCTCGTGGGCGATGTGCCGGTCGAGCTGAGCCCCACCGAGTTCAAGCTGCTGCGGTACCTCATGCTGAACCCGAACCGGGTGCTGTCGAAGGCCCAGATCCTCGATCACGTCTGGGAGTACGACTTCAACGGCGACGCGGGCATCGTCGAGAGCTACATCTCGTACCTGCGTCGCAAGCTCGACCAGCACTCGACCGAGCCCCTCATCCAGACCAAGCGGGGATTCGGGTACATGTTGAAGAGTTCCAAGGGTTAG
- a CDS encoding NAD(P)/FAD-dependent oxidoreductase produces MASSERVVIAGGGLTAARAAESLRGAGFGGEVVVIAEEPRLPYERPPLSKGYLQGSDASSAVYPLDAAWYREHDVDVRRGTPATGLVPAAHTLQVGDEVVEYDRLLIATGAIPRRFDGPGAGLRGIHTLRRLPDSTRLRTALRRGDRRVVLVGGGWIGLEVAAAARGYGNDVTVVLRDEVPLVAAIGPELGARFRALHEANGVRFVSGAGVGAVRGEGGRARAVVLGTGDEVDADLVVFGIGATPDTRLAASGGLELENGVATDSSFRTSAVDVFAAGDVANVWNRRLGHRLRVEHWANADASGKVVGRILAGEAVEYGEIPYFFTDQYDLGMEYSGYGQLAAGNAPVIRGDLDAGAGDEYVAFWQQDGKVVAGMNVNVWDVNEDVQRLIRSERTVSAAELADPTVPLAALAGPETP; encoded by the coding sequence ATGGCGTCATCGGAGCGAGTGGTCATCGCCGGCGGAGGACTCACGGCGGCGCGCGCCGCCGAGTCGCTGCGCGGTGCGGGGTTCGGCGGCGAGGTCGTCGTGATCGCCGAGGAGCCACGGCTTCCGTACGAGCGGCCGCCGCTTTCGAAGGGCTACCTGCAGGGTTCGGATGCCTCGTCGGCGGTGTACCCGCTGGATGCCGCGTGGTACCGCGAGCACGACGTCGACGTGCGTCGCGGCACGCCCGCGACGGGGCTCGTGCCCGCCGCGCACACGCTCCAGGTCGGCGACGAGGTGGTCGAATACGACCGGCTGCTCATCGCGACGGGCGCGATCCCCAGGCGGTTCGACGGACCAGGGGCGGGGCTCCGAGGCATCCACACGCTGCGTCGCCTGCCCGACTCGACCCGCCTGCGCACCGCGCTGCGTCGCGGCGACCGCCGCGTGGTGCTCGTGGGCGGTGGATGGATCGGGCTCGAGGTGGCCGCGGCGGCCCGCGGGTACGGCAATGACGTCACGGTGGTGCTGCGCGACGAGGTGCCGCTGGTCGCGGCGATCGGGCCCGAGCTCGGCGCCCGGTTCCGTGCGCTGCACGAGGCGAACGGCGTGCGGTTCGTCTCGGGTGCGGGAGTCGGGGCCGTGCGCGGCGAGGGCGGGCGGGCCCGCGCCGTGGTGCTCGGCACCGGTGACGAGGTCGACGCCGACCTCGTCGTGTTCGGCATCGGCGCGACGCCCGACACGCGCCTCGCGGCATCCGGCGGGCTCGAACTCGAGAACGGCGTGGCGACGGACTCCTCGTTCCGCACGAGCGCGGTCGACGTGTTCGCCGCAGGCGACGTGGCGAACGTGTGGAACCGGCGGCTCGGTCACCGGCTGCGGGTCGAGCACTGGGCCAACGCCGACGCGAGCGGCAAGGTCGTCGGCCGGATCCTCGCGGGCGAAGCCGTCGAGTACGGCGAGATCCCCTACTTCTTCACCGACCAGTACGACCTCGGCATGGAGTACTCGGGCTACGGTCAGCTCGCCGCGGGCAACGCGCCCGTGATCCGCGGCGACCTCGACGCGGGCGCCGGGGACGAGTACGTTGCGTTCTGGCAGCAGGACGGCAAGGTCGTGGCCGGCATGAACGTGAACGTGTGGGACGTCAACGAGGACGTGCAGCGGCTCATCCGCTCGGAGCGCACCGTCTCGGCCGCCGAGCTCGCCGACCCGACGGTGCCCCTCGCCGCGCTCGCCGGACCGGAGACGCCGTGA
- a CDS encoding WXG100 family type VII secretion target, giving the protein MTVFHVDSEQVRAATQSTQAAVSRVQAEVDALMGRLTALQQSWSGQASTAFQGAVADWRATHAQVEEHLAALSHALGVAATQYVDAEQANTRLFLR; this is encoded by the coding sequence ATGACCGTCTTCCACGTCGACAGCGAGCAGGTGCGCGCCGCGACCCAGTCAACGCAGGCGGCGGTCAGCCGCGTGCAGGCCGAGGTCGACGCGCTCATGGGCCGGCTCACCGCGCTGCAGCAGAGCTGGTCGGGCCAGGCGTCCACCGCGTTCCAAGGCGCGGTGGCCGACTGGCGAGCGACACACGCCCAGGTCGAAGAGCACCTCGCCGCGCTGAGCCACGCCCTCGGCGTCGCCGCCACCCAGTACGTCGATGCCGAACAGGCGAACACGCGGCTCTTCCTGCGCTGA